In the Zingiber officinale cultivar Zhangliang chromosome 5A, Zo_v1.1, whole genome shotgun sequence genome, TTTTagggatttttttaatttatccttgggattttctaatataccagttaaTTTTACCATTACTTTTTAGTTATGATTTTCGAAAGATATTCAAatttaagcatgcatagttattttctagtttttccatttgtgctttcaatttttcattttctatttttagattatcaaacatatctaaggggcatgaatttgctaagtttaattttaacctagcattatctctttctaattgtactatatttttagataacattttgataaattcaaaagattgattgggagatagtgcacgtacctcacCTACCTCGTgttttgatgctcccccttcgtcgtTGCTTTCTtcataggatcctcccccttcattgatgttcATCTCTGAGGAACTTTCAACGTCCCTCTGGTGGTCTGCCATCAGGGCTAGTTCGGCATACCTTGATCTCAGACTCAGAGGACGACGATTCATCCCATATTGCCTTCAGATTCCTGTGATTTaatcttgttggtcttttgcccttgtccttctccttcttcttcagttcGGGGCAGTCGCCCTTGATGTACCCTTCTCCTTAGCAGTTGTAGTATCGTaccttccttttgctccgaaagtgCTTTTTCGCCaacgacttattaaatttattagatttaataaacttactaaattttcttaccaataacgctgcttcatcttcgtcgattgaTGCTTTGGAGTCTGGATCGTCTGTTCTTACCTTTAGGGCAACTGTCTGACTTGGCTCCTTTGATTTTGCACATCTAGATTTGTGAAGTTCTAAAgtggaaaataaactttctaatgtgcttacctctagatctttagaaatataataggAGTCGACAATTGAGGACCATTCGAGTGTCCTTGGAAaaacatttaatgcgtaccttagagaatctcggtttattaccttttctccgagattcgtgagtctagCGATCAACTTCTTTAGTTTAGCATGCAATTGCGCTACTGATTCTCCTTCTTTTAGccggaggttcgtcagttggttTCAGAGAAGATCTCGTCTAGCAAGCTTTGCTtcagatgttccttcgtgtagctctaggaattttttccaaagttcctttgctgatgcGTAGGCGCCGATCCTGTTGATTTCTTGAGGTGGCAGTACGCTTAGTAGGTAGAATTCAGCTCGTCCATTTGCCACAAAGTCCGCTTGCTCTTTCTTTGTCTAAAGGTACTCTTCTTTTTGTTCGTCTTTTTGATCTTTTGgagcttcaaaatcatatttaattattaataaaacttcaaagtcaattttaaaaaaatacttttatgtGTTTTTTCCTTAACGCAAATTCTCCTTTgaacttcggcgggtagatgctcggtccgaccatcgtctcggtgcttcagtcggcggttaatcCTTATGAGGCGTGACTCTAATACCATTTGTTGGACCAGGTAGGCAGGCAAGAGGGGGGATGAATTgactacaaaataaaattaaccttTCTCGATCAACTctaattagtagcacaattacactaaattaaatcaatcaattaaaaagaagaggcaaagaaattacttggttacaacgtaggtggttattaattcaaggcaaaagaaaacactaaaaatctccttctttgaaggtggagaagtctcttacactcgttgaacgctcagaaagttgctaggaaatgaatacaatagTTGTTTtatatttcctaggtctaggggtctttttatagcccctggaaaaagtTATctgcagcttgaaggcgcctccaaagaggtccaaggcgccttccatcggatAGAGTTTATCCGCCGAGGATAACATTTTATCCTGGCTAGCAGCTAGCGAaagcgccttcgtactgttcattgaAAGCGCcttctagccatggaaggcgccttccacaaggcAACTCAGCTCAAAGTTGATCTCTTCGCGTATGTGATTCTCCGtctaaccggagttgagctcaccggaacccaactccgaccttttcCTTAAGCAGACTTCCTTCCTGGCTTCTCGTCTCTTGAACgacgcgcacgttcttctcgtccaccagtatactcttccgcagtatttcgtccctcggatgcaccatgcCCGTCGGCtcttttcccgtgccatccttctcgctagctgcgtcttccgctcgacttttagTATTCCTaattttctgcacacttagatacaaggatcaaatacataggacctaactgaacttggttgaccatatcaaaactaccctgGGTACTTACAGTTTAAAGATGTTTGAAATGTCTTATACTTTTGTAGAAATTgtgatttttccaaaaataaaaaatgcaTCCTGGTAGCATGCTTATTGATGATAAAAGAGATAGACTCATCTTTAGGGTGGCAACTCAAGCTGGTTAGTCAGAACATCTATGAGCTGCAATGAAAAAAAATTTGTAGAACTTTCCTACTTAACTACTCAtgtaaaaaaatgaaaatgaaacttAACAATGGTAGTAAAAGGTGGAATCCCCCATCCCAACGATCCCAAATGGTCGTCCCATGACCATATGTGAGGAGGTAAATCTGGAAGTGTAGTTGACTGGTGCAGGGAGGGCTTTTTTTCCTCAATTTTGCCGAAATTCGAACCCTTGCCCTATGATAGCAACTCCGCCCCGCGCTAGCAAACTCAACCCTGCCCCGGGGGTAAAAAATCATTTAACTTAACAAGAACAATATATGGGTGACACCACAGTAGGCATAAATCATTTAACGCATGTTTTTAGTATGCCAAATGATCCAAGTTAtccttttcaattttcaatttgttttgccaagattatcaaaatataaaaagAGAAAGCTCCTCTAAATATTAAACaacattaatatcaaatatcacaCCAATAATCAAAAAATTGAAGCAACATATATATCAACTATGCCAATATTCATCAAAGAGtataaatatcatttaaaaatttaatattaataaacAATAAAAAATTTCATGAATAATTTAGCCTAAAATAATTCAACAAGACACAAAATAAGGGGTTTGATAAGACAACAGTTCTTACTTGAGCAGATCACGAGAGGATCATGTGGGCTAATCCAGATAATCAATAACAACTAGAATATTAGCAGGTTGTGAACAAACTGGCTTGTTTATCACCTTAACTCAATTTTGCTTAATCTGAACCTAGTTTGCAAGTTGGTTATGTTCTGTTACTAGTTTGTTAATTTTGAGGAGAGAAACTACTGCATCGTTTTTTTTTTCACAAGAGAACTATTACATGGTATTTATGTGACTCAAACCCTAAACCTAATACACTAAATGGTGGACAAAACCCACTAGAGATACCCTAATAACACTAATACCATTTGCACTCCCTCTCAAGTTGAACATAGGTATTATATACGCTGAGCTTATACATAAAGTAGAAAGGAAAATTGACTAGGACATGACAATTGACTACACAGACATTTATCATTGACTTCAAATCAATATAGAGAGGATGCAGAGAGATCCTAGGGATATGCCTCATGAGTGGGAATCTACTTGCAGGCATGCATACAGCACCAAGTGGACAAAAGAGAAGGAAAGCCATGAGGATCTTATGGGGGATATAGTGGATGAAGAAAGACCTTAGGAACAAGTCTCTTGAGCAGTCTTCTTTCTACGAAACACATACAACAACACAACAAATTGAAGAAAGGAGAGTATCAGAGGAGAGTACTCGATGAGGGTCTTAGGATCagcaaagaaaaagaggaaaacaCTCAAAAGGAGGAGAAACAATAGGGTAAAGAAGGCATGCTGGATCTATTGTTGGGAGGAATCATCTCCTCCTGCATAAGCATCAGAACTCAATCACAAATGTGTTTTCCATGCTTTCCAAGAAGCAGAAAACTTCACATATGGAGGTAAAGCAGCAGTGGTTGTGTAGCTGCAGGGATGTTGAAGAGAGCATGAAAAGAGGGCTTCACGAGTTCGAGAAAGAAGAAATTTGCTTAAAGGAAGAAAAGACTCATATGCAGTGAGAGGGATGGGACTTGACTACAGCATGGAGATAAGAAAAAGGCTCTATTTATGGCACTCAGGAAAGTTAGGAGTGTGACTCAAATAAATGGTAGAAATTGGCTACTAATTCGTAGGAGATCTAGGAGGGTTCTACTCATAGCTCTGCTCATTGAATCGTCTTTGATATGGTTCGAATTGGTTCCTGGCATTGCTGTTCCTGAcgggaagaagaagagcaaaatTCAAAGGGAAGAAGTGTGGAACACCCAGGAACAAGAGATGTGGACGATGGTGTGGTCTCTGCTTTTCTTGGAGTGTGGTATCAAATAATTAGAGTTTCACGATGTCTGAATAATGTGAGATTGAAGAGGATGAGGAGAGGTTGTCGTCGAGATAGGTAGCCTCCCTCTAAGTGGGGTTAGTGTGGAGGAGAAGAGCGGCTTTGACTTTTTTTGGGAAAAGAAAACCCTAAATCTAAGTGGGGTTATCCCACATTAGAGTTTCACGCTGTGTTAATTTTGAGAAAAGAAAATATCGTGTTACTTTTTTTGGTAAGAGAATTATTACATGGTTTTTCTATTTCTATGACTTAATCATAACACAAACCCTAAATCTAATACACCTAATGTGGGATTAAACACACAACATATCTAATAACTGTAATATTTTTAACATAGTTCATGCCAACTTTTTTGTCATTGTGTGCCAACTTTTAGGTATTAGCATCAGAActcatgtttttctttatgtcaGGCTAGTTATATGATAAAATAGTTTACCTCTTCTGATTCATATGAGAGCTAGAATTCCTTTCATAGATTTTAGTTGCTATTTGATATTTCTAGAACTTGGAATGCATTTTCACTCTAATGCTTTGGAAATGTGATGAGTCCATCGCTCCCTGCATGTTTTCATGCAGTTTGAGATATGCTAAAATCAAATTGTTGATGCATATTTGGCTTCCCTAGTTCAATTACAAAGAGTAATTTTCTCATGGCAATATCTTTTCAGGTGGTCCAAAGGCTGCGTGTGTTGGGTGTGCTGGCTTTGCAGCATTCTCAGTCGCAATTGAGAAGTTCCTTGATAGGCATTCGTAAGCATGTGATAGAAATCGATAGGTGAATTCAAATTGTTTTTGGTTGAAGTATCTTCCATAGCCTCTTCATGAACCAGCACAGTCCAGATTTTTTTGGTATATGTTTCTATCTTCCAATCTATCAAGCCAGGCAACAGAGATGGCGCCAAGTAGAGCTATTTATCCAAAATTCTCCTTTCATATTTGGTAATTTCTCACGCAGATGAATAGTTAAGTTATACATGAGAAAGGAAAACTGTTCTTATTGTGCTTCTCTTGTGATGATTTTTACATTATGCCAGAAGCACGAGCAACGCCGATCATAAATAATTGAGATTTATGACTTTTTTATTTGAGAAAATTTCAAGTTCCCCTATAAATTTTGTATGCCTTTTCAGAATGCTCCTCAAGTTTTCAGTATCATCAAGTTTTGTCATGTGATTTCAAAATACTTCTCTATTATAATGTTCTTATACTGTTAAGAATGCAAGAAATCTCCCAATATTTAGCATAATTGGATATATCTCACAAATACTCAATGCCATCAGATCATAACATGAAATGAGTTTCCATTGCATCTGGGAAACATGTCAACAATAAGGAAAATCTTTGAACATTTTGTGATAATTTCAGTGATTACAAAATTTGAGTTATAAAGAATTGCACAAATCCATACAGTAGAACCTAAACAACTTAAGGGTTATGTTGCATATCAGGTACCTATGAATCAAATTTCCGACGCCCAGCCTTACGTTTATTCTGTTGGATCCGTGAAAGAATAGATTGTTTCTTAGGCTTGACACCGAAAAGGAAGTCCCGCAATGGTATGCTATTCTTACCTGGACAATTGTCCAAGCATTCACTGAGCTGATTGTTCGACATAAATGGTTCAAAGTTCTCATAGAGCTTAGACAACTGAGCCTCAGTGTTAGCTTGAATCCCTCTGACTTGAGCTAGTGCCTCTTGAAGTTCGCTTGCAACCTTATTGTTCTCCTGTTTCATGTTCATTACTTCACCTTGAAGTCTTGCAGCTTGGAAAGGAGTGAATAGGGCTTCTCTAAACTGCGAATTAGAGTTCAGAACATTCAATATCTCTTCTTGCATATTACAAAGCGATGAGAACCTATTTTGTAGATCCCCATTTAAAAGTTCCCCTTGTTCCAACCATACTTGCAGCTCAGTCTTCAATTCTCTGAGTCTTGTAGTAATCTGACTTGTTTCATTTTTAACTTCACGATCACAATTGGCAAGATCAATGCACTCTTGTTGATTGTTGTCTGTTAACTTGTTAATATCTACTTTTAGTTCTTTATATTTGGCTCTGAAGTTCTGTATATGTTGGAATGCTATACTGAACTTGAGCCAAAATTCTAATCTTTCGTCAAGTAGAGAATCAATCTCCCTGCGGAACTTTTCTTCGACTGGTGAAACAACGATCCTGGACTCACTGATGCACCTCGCATTGATGCCTTCTCCATGGGGTTTCTTAGTTTCTTTAAAGTCAACTGATGAATATCTTCTAGGCTCATAGTTGCGCTGTGAACTAGTGGCGCGCTGTACTTGAAATTTGACATTTGCATCTGTTGATGCAGATTTAGTGGTCAGACCTGCAGGAAGCTCGGCAGTGGAGTTCTCCACACCGAACATTGAGTTTGATGTGGCTTCCAGCTTTTGTTGCCTATTCAAAGAATCTTCAACAGTGGCAACATCACCCTCGAGGTAGCATTCAGAACTTTTCTCAATAGAAGTTTCTTCAACAGTGGCAGTATCATCCTTGATATAGCAATCAGAACTTTTCTCAATAGATGGCCTCAGTTGTCGTAGATAACATATCTCCTCGTCTTTTGTTGCAATCTCATCTTTCAATTCCCCTATCAGAGCCATTGTCTCTTGAATATAGTCTTCATTGCTTTTCTCTACTTCAGAGAGCCTTCTTTTTGTCTCATTGCAGTTTTGCAAGATAGATGTGAATTCAGCCAGTAATATATGTTCTTTACCTTCTACACCATTCTTAATTAATTGCTTCAATTTATGAGTATCCTCTCCGTCGTCAAGTATGATTCCGGTATCATCAATTCTTTCTGAAGAAATTTCACTTTGGGAATTTGCTTGCGTCTCAGAAGGACAAGGTATTTCAGCCACTGCATTATCCTCACCCTTTTTCGTCTGCTCAGTGTCAACAAAAGCGTCATCTTCCTCTGAGGATGAATCCCCGCTATGAAACTGAAGCACCTTCAAAATACCATTAAGGCTATGCCAGGTTTCCCTGCAGTTTTCGAGGAAGTTTGTTTCCTCATTTTGAACCATTTTCTGAATCGCATCTACTTTGCTTACCTCCTCTTCGGCTTCCTTCAATCTACTTGACATCTCATCTGACTCATGAGCCTGAATTGTTTGCTCCTCCCTTTCCAATGTTTCTATGCATTTGTCAAGCTCATCATTTTCATACTTTAATCGATCAATTTGTAAAGTTTGTGATGAAACCGTTAGTTCCAGTGTGATGACTTTATTAGCAAGCTCTTCAATCTTTTCTGTAATTTCTATCACATGACTTTCTGGGTCCGTTTCGTAATGTTCCTTAATCTTCCCGCGCACCGACTGTAACATGTTCATGGCCTTGTCTAAAGGAGTTTCTTCCTCCGAGTTTTCAGCTGCCTGACTTGTCTCCAAGTCTTTCTCTGTATTTTCTGTCTCAGTTCGTCCAACCTCACGCTTGAGAACCTTGAGCTTCTCTTTCGCGAGTTTGCTTCTCGCAGACTGTATTTTTGTTTGTTCGGATAACTTCTTTCGCTGCTCCTTCAACTTCCCAATTGTATcctcacaagattgaaaaactgTTTGAGTCATCAAGGCCCGAGCTTCGTTATCGTCGATCATCGCGCTCGTGTCAAACTCTTCCTGCAGATTGCAAACTTTTTGTTGCATCTCCATGATTTGCTTCTCGACCTCCCAATATTTAGCTATCCCTAACTCATACGAACTTTTGATGAATTCTTTCTCCGTCTGCAGAACCAGTATCCCCTTCTGAAGCTT is a window encoding:
- the LOC121979877 gene encoding protein NETWORKED 2A-like, coding for MPLYDSGNNTLLTEMEDTVKKMLKLIEPDADSFAKRAELYFKRRPELISFVEDAYRSYRALAERYDHISGELHKANHTISTSFPDRVQYAMLEDEDSLPKAITPINPNKINKRTVMGLLKKKRESEPSGKKSKKKSAPIDKEKVREDINKLQKGILVLQTEKEFIKSSYELGIAKYWEVEKQIMEMQQKVCNLQEEFDTSAMIDDNEARALMTQTVFQSCEDTIGKLKEQRKKLSEQTKIQSARSKLAKEKLKVLKREVGRTETENTEKDLETSQAAENSEEETPLDKAMNMLQSVRGKIKEHYETDPESHVIEITEKIEELANKVITLELTVSSQTLQIDRLKYENDELDKCIETLEREEQTIQAHESDEMSSRLKEAEEEVSKVDAIQKMVQNEETNFLENCRETWHSLNGILKVLQFHSGDSSSEEDDAFVDTEQTKKGEDNAVAEIPCPSETQANSQSEISSERIDDTGIILDDGEDTHKLKQLIKNGVEGKEHILLAEFTSILQNCNETKRRLSEVEKSNEDYIQETMALIGELKDEIATKDEEICYLRQLRPSIEKSSDCYIKDDTATVEETSIEKSSECYLEGDVATVEDSLNRQQKLEATSNSMFGVENSTAELPAGLTTKSASTDANVKFQVQRATSSQRNYEPRRYSSVDFKETKKPHGEGINARCISESRIVVSPVEEKFRREIDSLLDERLEFWLKFSIAFQHIQNFRAKYKELKVDINKLTDNNQQECIDLANCDREVKNETSQITTRLRELKTELQVWLEQGELLNGDLQNRFSSLCNMQEEILNVLNSNSQFREALFTPFQAARLQGEVMNMKQENNKVASELQEALAQVRGIQANTEAQLSKLYENFEPFMSNNQLSECLDNCPGKNSIPLRDFLFGVKPKKQSILSRIQQNKRKAGRRKFDS